A region from the Janthinobacterium agaricidamnosum genome encodes:
- a CDS encoding helix-turn-helix domain-containing protein, with translation MGLLERFGAGLQKARKSRGLTQEDFSIVSSRTYLSSLERGLKAPTISKIDEISSVLEVHPLSLLALAYLPETDEQRKELWERVHAEIQSFDRIFPDKRGADET, from the coding sequence ATGGGTTTACTTGAACGCTTCGGCGCGGGCCTACAGAAGGCACGGAAGAGCCGCGGACTTACCCAGGAGGACTTTTCGATTGTATCCAGTCGAACTTACCTTAGTAGCTTGGAGCGAGGACTGAAGGCGCCAACTATTTCGAAGATTGATGAAATCTCATCGGTGCTGGAAGTGCACCCTCTATCGCTACTCGCACTCGCGTATTTGCCAGAAACAGACGAGCAGCGCAAAGAACTATGGGAGCGAGTCCATGCAGAAATACAGTCGTTTGACCGCATTTTTCCCGACAAGCGTGGCGCTGACGAAACTTAA
- a CDS encoding efflux RND transporter periplasmic adaptor subunit — translation MKTREILSPLCLALALAWCLPSSAAERSAKFAVTEQQMKALDIQVRALQRDAELVVLNLPAQVTLPASGEQIVSSPVTGLAVQLYVQPNQVVKRGAPLLRLVSQELGPLQLQLLQAASRAGLARQTAQRERALFDEGIIAQRRVQEAQTALQDSEATLRQAKAALRLAGLPAQAIERIIASGKLEDGVTLTATQAGIVTQIDVKPGQRIDPATALLHLTQLDRLALEIQAPAAQSAAWRVGGTLQVEGRNSKARIVSISPVVAPGSQTVAIRAELDAGTSGLRPGEMVTVQLPLGANTAAWDVPLAALAHDGKQAYVFVHSKDGFEARPVAVVSSAGQRVRVSGMLKAGEKIAVSGVVALKGSWLGEKGGS, via the coding sequence ATGAAAACAAGAGAAATACTCTCGCCACTGTGCCTGGCGCTTGCGCTGGCATGGTGCCTTCCGTCGTCCGCTGCGGAGCGCTCGGCCAAATTTGCTGTCACGGAACAGCAGATGAAAGCCCTCGATATTCAAGTGCGGGCATTGCAGCGCGATGCCGAGCTGGTCGTGCTGAACCTGCCTGCACAAGTCACGTTGCCCGCCAGTGGTGAACAGATTGTCAGCTCGCCCGTGACGGGCCTGGCGGTGCAGTTGTACGTGCAGCCGAACCAGGTAGTCAAGCGCGGTGCACCATTGCTGCGCCTGGTGAGCCAGGAACTTGGGCCTTTGCAATTGCAATTGCTGCAAGCTGCGAGCCGGGCCGGCCTGGCCCGCCAGACTGCGCAGCGCGAACGCGCCTTGTTCGATGAAGGCATCATCGCCCAGCGCCGCGTTCAGGAAGCGCAGACAGCGTTACAGGACAGCGAAGCGACATTGCGCCAGGCGAAAGCTGCGCTGCGCCTGGCCGGTCTCCCGGCGCAGGCAATTGAGCGCATTATTGCCAGCGGCAAGCTGGAGGATGGAGTGACGCTGACGGCTACCCAGGCCGGCATCGTGACCCAGATCGACGTCAAACCAGGCCAGCGCATCGATCCTGCCACCGCCTTGCTGCACCTGACGCAACTCGATCGCCTGGCACTGGAAATCCAGGCGCCCGCAGCGCAATCTGCGGCCTGGCGTGTCGGCGGTACCCTGCAGGTCGAGGGGCGCAACAGCAAGGCACGCATCGTCAGTATCAGCCCCGTCGTCGCGCCAGGCAGCCAGACGGTTGCGATCCGCGCGGAACTCGATGCCGGCACCAGCGGCTTGCGGCCCGGCGAAATGGTCACAGTGCAATTGCCACTGGGCGCCAATACGGCCGCCTGGGACGTGCCACTGGCCGCGCTGGCGCACGACGGCAAGCAAGCCTATGTATTTGTGCACTCCAAGGACGGTTTTGAAGCGCGTCCAGTCGCCGTCGTCAGTAGCGCAGGGCAGCGCGTGCGGGTGTCCGGCATGCTCAAGGCCGGTGAGAAAATCGCCGTCTCCGGTGTCGTGGCCCTGAAAGGCTCCTGGCTGGGCGAGAAGGGGGGCAGCTGA
- a CDS encoding chromate transporter, translating to MKTIDAQPARASYTLWQMIAYMLRLGSLGFGGPIALVGYMHRDLVEQRGWITEADYKEGLALAQLAPGPLAAQLGIYMGYVHYRLLGATLAGLAFVLPSFFMVVALGWAYMRFGGLSWMQAVFYGVGAAVIGIIAISARKLTIKSIGKDKLLWAIYLLLAGVTIVTESEVAWLFIAAGVLVWLVRAPPKGLVKGGGLQAIGMAQLPTAPGIWGVVDVSQLTQIGIFFAEAGAFVFGSGLAIVPFLYGGVVTEHHWLTDRQFVDAVAVAMITPGPVVITVGFIGYLIAGFPGAAVAALATFIPCYLFTVIPAPYFKKYGKLPGVLAFVDGITAAAIGAITGSVIVIARRSIMDIPTALIAVAAVVLLWKFKKLPEPVVVATAAVAGLLIYPLLHH from the coding sequence ATGAAGACAATAGACGCCCAGCCAGCCCGTGCCAGCTACACGCTATGGCAGATGATCGCGTACATGCTGCGACTGGGCAGCCTGGGATTCGGTGGCCCGATTGCGCTGGTCGGCTATATGCACCGCGACCTGGTCGAACAGCGCGGATGGATCACGGAGGCCGACTACAAGGAAGGCCTGGCGCTGGCGCAGCTCGCGCCGGGTCCGCTCGCCGCGCAGCTGGGCATCTACATGGGTTACGTCCATTACCGCTTGCTCGGCGCCACCTTGGCTGGCCTGGCGTTCGTGCTGCCGTCGTTTTTCATGGTCGTCGCGCTGGGCTGGGCGTACATGCGCTTTGGCGGCCTATCCTGGATGCAGGCCGTGTTTTATGGTGTGGGTGCGGCGGTGATCGGTATCATTGCCATCAGCGCCAGGAAGCTGACGATTAAGAGCATTGGCAAGGATAAATTGCTGTGGGCCATCTACCTGCTGCTCGCCGGCGTGACCATCGTCACTGAATCCGAGGTGGCTTGGCTATTTATCGCGGCCGGCGTACTAGTGTGGCTGGTGCGCGCCCCGCCAAAGGGCCTCGTGAAAGGCGGTGGATTGCAGGCGATCGGCATGGCGCAGCTGCCAACGGCGCCTGGCATTTGGGGCGTGGTGGACGTGTCGCAGTTGACGCAAATCGGCATCTTCTTTGCCGAAGCGGGCGCCTTTGTGTTCGGTTCAGGCCTGGCCATCGTGCCGTTCTTGTATGGTGGCGTCGTCACCGAGCACCATTGGCTGACCGACAGGCAATTTGTGGACGCCGTCGCCGTTGCCATGATCACGCCGGGACCCGTCGTCATCACCGTCGGCTTTATAGGCTACCTGATCGCCGGTTTCCCGGGCGCCGCCGTGGCGGCCCTGGCCACCTTCATTCCCTGCTACCTATTTACCGTGATTCCGGCACCGTACTTTAAAAAATACGGCAAGCTGCCGGGCGTGCTGGCCTTCGTCGACGGCATCACTGCCGCAGCCATCGGCGCCATCACCGGCTCGGTGATCGTCATCGCCAGGCGCTCGATCATGGACATCCCGACGGCCTTGATCGCCGTGGCCGCCGTGGTACTGTTGTGGAAGTTTAAAAAGTTGCCGGAGCCCGTCGTCGTGGCCACCGCTGCAGTGGCAGGTTTGCTGATTTATCCACTGCTGCATCACTAA
- a CDS encoding chromate resistance protein ChrB domain-containing protein, with protein sequence MKTIPPNWLLLVVSLPTDSATARMRIWRALKSLGCGALRDGAYLLPDRADQQQQLSDLAAETLREGGSAWLLTVQAQSTADNEAYCSLFDRSAEMAEFVEGLTRVRRTLDGLAPADINRALRKLRREFDALCATDYFPSQASAAAQAAWMDFIHVAEALLSPGEPQASNAPIVQLDAAAFQGRLWATRRHLWVDRVASAWLIQRFIDQQARFAWVDTPADCPPEALGFDFDQARFTHVGDSVTFEVLVASFGMGHDTGLLRLGAMVHALDVGGTFVPEASGFEAMLSGARQRARDDDQLLQEISLVLDALYQHFSSELKVVPSLA encoded by the coding sequence ATGAAAACTATTCCACCAAATTGGCTGCTGCTCGTCGTGAGCCTGCCGACCGATAGCGCGACAGCCAGGATGCGTATCTGGCGTGCCCTGAAAAGCCTGGGGTGCGGCGCCTTGCGCGACGGTGCCTACCTGCTGCCCGACCGCGCCGACCAACAGCAACAGCTGAGCGACCTCGCGGCGGAAACCCTGCGTGAAGGCGGCAGCGCCTGGCTATTGACGGTCCAGGCCCAGTCCACGGCCGACAACGAAGCGTATTGCAGCCTGTTCGACCGCAGCGCCGAAATGGCCGAGTTTGTCGAGGGCCTGACGCGCGTGCGCCGCACGCTGGATGGACTGGCGCCGGCGGACATCAACCGTGCCCTACGCAAGCTGCGGCGCGAATTCGATGCCCTGTGCGCCACCGACTATTTCCCCTCACAGGCCAGCGCCGCTGCCCAGGCAGCCTGGATGGACTTTATCCATGTAGCCGAAGCCCTGCTGTCGCCCGGCGAACCGCAGGCCAGCAATGCGCCTATCGTGCAACTCGATGCCGCAGCCTTCCAGGGACGCCTTTGGGCAACTCGCCGCCACCTGTGGGTGGACCGGGTAGCCAGTGCATGGCTGATCCAGCGTTTTATCGATCAGCAAGCCCGCTTTGCCTGGGTGGACACGCCAGCCGACTGCCCTCCCGAGGCACTGGGATTTGATTTCGACCAGGCCCGCTTTACCCACGTGGGCGACAGTGTGACATTTGAAGTGCTGGTGGCCAGTTTTGGAATGGGCCACGATACAGGCCTGCTGCGTCTCGGCGCCATGGTGCATGCGCTCGACGTGGGCGGCACCTTTGTGCCGGAAGCGAGCGGTTTCGAAGCCATGCTCAGCGGTGCCCGCCAACGCGCCAGGGACGACGATCAGTTGCTGCAAGAGATCAGCCTGGTACTCGACGCCCTGTACCAGCATTTTTCCAGTGAATTGAAGGTTGTGCCATCGCTGGCATAA
- a CDS encoding efflux RND transporter permease subunit yields MLARLIQACLSQRLFVLLAALMLGGAGWYAFKQLPIDAFPDVSSTQVKIIMKAPGMTPEEVESRIAVPVEVEMLGIPKTKVLRSVTKYGLADVTIDFQDGTDIFWARQQVSERLAGITDSLPSGISGGMAPVTTPLGEMFMFTIEGGGLSLAERRSLLDWVIRPALRTVPGVADVNALGGVVRAFEVVPNPLAMAAGGVTLAQLSEAIRANNRNDGAGRLGEGDEVLLVRSEGSITSLDDLRAVVVTVQNGAPLRVGALAEVRIGSLTRYGVVTQSGKGEAVQGLVLGLAGANAQQVVEGVRKKLGEIQPTLPKGVTLNVFYDRAELVSKAVGAVSSALLEATVIVVVLLVLFLGNMRAALTVALVLPLAALITFILMRGFNMSANLMSLGGLAIAIGMLVDAAVVVVENIVQRLAHDPTAGKLPRLHTIYRAVREVAVPVTSGIVIIITVFLPLLTLQDLEGKFFAPVALAIVFALAGSLLLSLTVIPVLASYLLRDVAHQEPWLPRKLLIWYEPVLAWSMRRQRVVAIGAAVMLLGAGLLYTQVGKTFMPTMDEGDLIVGIEKLPSVSLEQSAALDLKIHQALMQALPEVTGVVARAGSDEIGLDPMGLNQTDTYLLLKPRGEWRMKGKEALMDEIRKVLDQLPGIKYSFTQPIEMRVSEMIIGVRGDIAVKIFGPDLAQLNQFASQVESVLKTIPGNQDVYTVQNDGVQYLRVAVDRLQAGRLGLSVEEIQDALRVQIEGQQAGHAVEGNRRTPIVLRADESIRLSPTDFAAVRITAKDGSSVPLSTVAKLERAEGPVKIDREMGSRYSVVIANVSGRDLVGFVNEAKASVAKTLALPTGYRITWGGQFENQQRAAARLGVVVPVALGLIFIVLFSTFRSVRQALLILSIIPFALVGGIVALWATGEYLSVPASVGFIALLGITVLNGIVLVSYFNQLRAEGMALAELVVQGARRRLRPVMMTASITAFGLIPLLFASGPGSEIQRPLAIVVIGGLITATALTLLLLPILYLRFAVAKQEKFHD; encoded by the coding sequence ATGCTCGCCCGCCTGATCCAGGCCTGCCTCTCGCAACGCCTGTTTGTCCTGCTCGCAGCGCTGATGCTGGGCGGCGCCGGGTGGTATGCGTTCAAGCAGCTGCCCATCGATGCCTTTCCTGATGTGTCCAGTACACAGGTCAAGATCATCATGAAAGCCCCCGGCATGACGCCGGAAGAGGTGGAAAGCCGTATTGCGGTGCCGGTTGAAGTTGAAATGCTGGGCATTCCGAAGACCAAGGTCCTGCGGTCGGTGACGAAATACGGCCTGGCCGACGTAACCATCGACTTTCAGGACGGCACCGATATCTTCTGGGCACGCCAGCAAGTCAGTGAGCGGCTGGCGGGCATCACGGATAGCTTGCCCAGTGGCATCAGCGGCGGCATGGCGCCGGTTACCACGCCGCTCGGGGAAATGTTCATGTTTACCATCGAGGGCGGCGGTCTTTCCCTGGCCGAACGCCGCAGCTTGCTCGACTGGGTGATCCGGCCCGCCTTGCGCACGGTGCCCGGCGTGGCCGATGTGAATGCCCTTGGCGGTGTCGTGCGCGCCTTCGAGGTCGTGCCTAATCCACTGGCCATGGCGGCCGGCGGCGTCACCCTGGCGCAGTTGAGCGAGGCCATCCGTGCCAACAACCGCAACGACGGTGCCGGACGCTTGGGCGAAGGCGATGAAGTATTGCTGGTGCGTAGCGAGGGCAGCATCACCAGCCTCGATGATCTGCGCGCGGTCGTCGTGACGGTACAGAACGGGGCGCCGCTACGCGTGGGAGCATTGGCCGAAGTGCGTATCGGCTCGCTGACACGCTATGGCGTCGTCACCCAGAGCGGCAAAGGGGAGGCTGTGCAGGGACTGGTGCTGGGTCTTGCCGGCGCCAATGCGCAGCAAGTGGTTGAAGGCGTGCGCAAGAAGCTCGGCGAGATCCAGCCTACCTTGCCCAAGGGCGTCACCCTGAATGTTTTCTATGACCGGGCCGAGCTCGTTTCGAAAGCCGTGGGCGCCGTCTCGTCGGCGCTGCTGGAGGCAACGGTGATTGTCGTCGTCCTCCTGGTCCTGTTCCTGGGAAACATGCGCGCGGCGCTCACGGTAGCCCTGGTACTGCCGCTGGCGGCGCTGATCACGTTCATTCTCATGCGTGGTTTCAATATGTCGGCCAATCTGATGAGTCTGGGCGGCCTGGCCATTGCCATCGGCATGCTGGTCGATGCGGCCGTGGTGGTGGTGGAAAACATCGTCCAAAGGCTGGCGCACGACCCGACAGCGGGCAAGTTGCCACGCCTGCATACGATTTACCGGGCGGTGCGCGAAGTGGCTGTCCCGGTCACTTCCGGCATCGTCATCATCATCACGGTATTTTTGCCGCTACTGACCTTGCAGGACCTGGAAGGCAAATTCTTTGCACCGGTCGCCCTGGCCATCGTCTTTGCACTGGCAGGCTCGCTGCTGCTGTCGTTGACCGTCATTCCCGTGCTGGCCTCGTATCTGCTACGCGACGTAGCGCATCAGGAACCTTGGTTGCCGCGCAAGCTGCTGATCTGGTACGAACCCGTGCTGGCCTGGAGCATGCGCCGGCAACGGGTGGTTGCCATCGGCGCCGCAGTCATGCTGCTCGGCGCGGGCTTGCTCTACACACAGGTGGGCAAGACGTTCATGCCCACCATGGATGAGGGCGACCTGATTGTCGGCATCGAAAAGCTGCCTTCCGTCAGCCTGGAGCAAAGCGCTGCGCTGGACCTCAAGATCCATCAGGCTTTGATGCAGGCGCTGCCGGAAGTGACGGGCGTGGTGGCGCGTGCGGGTTCTGACGAGATCGGCCTCGACCCGATGGGCTTGAATCAAACCGACACCTATCTCTTGCTCAAGCCACGCGGCGAATGGCGGATGAAGGGCAAGGAAGCCCTGATGGACGAGATCCGCAAGGTACTCGACCAGCTGCCGGGCATTAAATACAGTTTTACGCAACCGATCGAAATGCGCGTGAGCGAGATGATTATTGGCGTGCGCGGCGACATCGCCGTGAAAATCTTCGGTCCCGATCTGGCGCAGCTGAACCAGTTCGCGTCGCAGGTGGAAAGCGTGCTGAAAACCATACCAGGCAATCAGGATGTGTACACGGTGCAAAACGATGGCGTGCAATACCTGCGCGTGGCGGTCGACCGCCTGCAGGCGGGCCGCCTGGGCTTGAGCGTTGAGGAAATCCAGGATGCGCTGCGGGTGCAGATCGAAGGCCAGCAGGCCGGGCATGCGGTCGAAGGCAACCGCCGCACACCGATCGTGCTGCGCGCCGACGAGTCCATCCGTCTGTCGCCGACGGATTTCGCCGCCGTACGCATTACCGCCAAGGATGGCAGCAGCGTGCCGCTCAGCACTGTGGCGAAGCTGGAACGCGCCGAAGGACCGGTCAAGATCGACCGCGAGATGGGCAGCCGCTACAGCGTGGTGATTGCTAATGTCAGCGGGCGCGACCTAGTGGGCTTTGTCAACGAGGCCAAGGCCAGCGTCGCCAAGACCTTGGCCTTGCCGACCGGCTACCGCATCACCTGGGGTGGCCAGTTCGAGAACCAGCAGCGTGCGGCCGCGCGCCTGGGCGTTGTCGTTCCGGTGGCCTTGGGACTGATCTTTATCGTGCTGTTTTCCACCTTCCGCTCGGTACGCCAGGCGCTGTTAATTCTGTCGATCATCCCGTTCGCCCTGGTGGGTGGCATCGTTGCCTTGTGGGCCACGGGTGAGTATCTGTCCGTGCCGGCATCCGTGGGCTTTATCGCCTTGCTGGGTATTACGGTGCTCAATGGCATCGTTCTGGTCAGTTACTTCAATCAGCTGCGTGCCGAAGGCATGGCCCTGGCCGAACTGGTGGTGCAGGGGGCGCGCCGGCGCCTGCGCCCCGTGATGATGACTGCCTCGATTACGGCCTTTGGCCTGATCCCGCTGCTCTTCGCCAGCGGGCCGGGCTCGGAAATTCAGCGCCCCCTGGCCATTGTGGTGATTGGCGGCTTGATCACGGCGACCGCCTTGACCCTGCTGCTGTTGCCCATTCTTTATTTGCGCTTCGCGGTGGCGAAGCAGGAGAAATTCCATGACTGA
- a CDS encoding Fic family protein, with protein sequence MTDYIGFKWLAKQLNIREVQPLAVESQVGKLRRTVISSIRKETYSRTVRPDPTTASHLSFALKHELVNLEFLARLFSVIDKTVLEDWIRSEPTGAYARRAGFLFEWLTGRRLDVQDTPSGNYVDALNPIEFVVASRASNTQRWRVRDNLPGTRDFCPTIRRTDAVRALEHFNCAAALESLEIQFGADILVRSAVWLSIKESRASFAIEKEEKQVDRVKRFAALMEHRCGQNGDSLALQALSEIQGEILGIATRYGVRQSPAVIGYTHGVENIVEYIAPPWERTTELLVGLQRCLAKTTGTSSLLRASIASFGFVYIHPMSDGNGRISRFLVNDVLRRDGAIPAPFILPISATITNKAQQRLGYSRALETLSRPLVSMYQEDFHFGNEYTCPDGARSNFHFDAYDDALPTWRYPDLTHQTEFLGNIIRSTIEVEMSNEASYQRDIERARHAVKGSLEGPNSDIDQIIRSVRDNGWTVSNDLIKKFPQLAATSLAAAVVAAVRNVFQPEAADATFVVDMKRS encoded by the coding sequence ATGACAGATTACATAGGTTTTAAGTGGCTGGCTAAACAGCTGAATATCCGGGAGGTACAGCCTCTCGCGGTAGAAAGTCAAGTAGGCAAGTTGCGTCGAACGGTGATCAGTTCAATCAGGAAAGAAACATATAGCAGGACTGTTCGGCCGGATCCAACAACAGCCAGTCATCTATCTTTTGCGCTGAAGCATGAGCTCGTCAATCTAGAGTTTCTGGCGAGACTCTTCTCGGTAATCGACAAGACGGTACTGGAGGACTGGATTCGTAGCGAACCTACTGGCGCGTACGCCCGGCGCGCAGGCTTTCTGTTTGAATGGCTCACAGGCCGCCGTCTCGACGTGCAAGATACCCCATCCGGAAATTACGTCGACGCCCTAAATCCCATCGAATTTGTCGTAGCATCCCGCGCTTCCAACACCCAGCGCTGGCGTGTTAGAGACAATCTTCCTGGAACCCGTGACTTCTGCCCAACGATCCGGCGAACTGACGCTGTTCGTGCTCTAGAGCACTTCAATTGCGCCGCAGCGCTTGAATCCCTCGAGATCCAGTTTGGTGCCGATATCTTGGTGCGTAGTGCCGTATGGCTTTCTATCAAAGAGAGTCGTGCCTCTTTTGCAATTGAGAAGGAGGAAAAACAGGTCGATCGAGTGAAGCGCTTCGCTGCACTCATGGAGCACCGATGCGGTCAAAATGGTGATTCTCTCGCGCTACAAGCACTTAGCGAGATTCAAGGTGAAATCCTCGGCATTGCTACGCGCTATGGCGTACGCCAATCACCAGCCGTCATCGGATATACGCACGGCGTTGAGAATATCGTCGAGTACATCGCACCGCCATGGGAGCGAACGACGGAATTGCTCGTAGGTCTCCAGCGGTGCTTGGCCAAGACTACAGGTACATCATCGTTATTGCGCGCATCGATCGCATCGTTCGGCTTCGTTTATATTCACCCGATGAGCGATGGAAACGGCCGCATCTCTCGATTTTTGGTCAATGACGTGCTGCGCAGAGACGGTGCTATACCGGCCCCCTTCATCCTGCCGATCTCAGCAACTATCACTAACAAGGCGCAGCAGCGCTTAGGGTATAGTCGCGCACTGGAAACCTTGTCGCGGCCCTTGGTAAGCATGTACCAAGAGGACTTTCATTTCGGTAACGAATACACTTGTCCAGATGGCGCTCGCTCCAATTTCCATTTTGATGCTTACGACGATGCTCTGCCGACCTGGCGTTACCCGGACCTGACACACCAGACCGAGTTTCTCGGAAATATCATCAGGTCCACCATCGAAGTAGAAATGAGCAACGAAGCTAGTTATCAGCGTGACATTGAACGTGCACGGCATGCCGTCAAAGGGTCGCTGGAGGGACCGAACTCTGATATAGATCAAATCATCCGGTCAGTGCGTGACAATGGCTGGACAGTGTCAAACGACCTAATTAAAAAGTTTCCTCAGCTCGCTGCTACCTCGTTAGCCGCGGCGGTCGTCGCGGCGGTAAGGAACGTCTTTCAGCCTGAAGCAGCGGATGCTACTTTTGTTGTCGACATGAAGCGTTCTTGA